ACATGGCAGTGGAGCATggcatggggggacatgggcaGGGATATGGGGACGGGAGggatggggacgtggggatgcACAcacatggggacacggggacacagGAGATGGGGATATGGGGACATGGGAGGCAcagacatggggacatggggatggacTCACAGGGGGACATGGGAACACAGTGGGACAGGACACGGGAACAGGGCATGGGGACACAGCGGGGACCAACAGGGACGCGGAGGGGCCCTGGCCAAACCAAGGCTGACCTGGCAGCCGcgggaggggacaggggtgtCCCCAGCACCAGTGCCACCCCCCGCCGCCGTTGCAGCATCCCCGGCTCTGCCGTCTGCGCCTTCTACCTGGCGGACGTGGAGCGGGCGTTCGAGGGACCCTTCGCCGAACCCCGCGGTACCGCTGGCACCTGGGCCCCAGTGCCCGAGGACAGGGTGCCCCGACCCAGGTACACCCCCCAgcctggacacctgggtccccctgGGGTGCGGCATCTGcctggacccctgggtccccacgctggctgtgctgcaggcCGGGCTGCTGCGCTGGGATGGGACTGGCCGCCGGTGTTGTCACCTCCGGGGACTTCCCTGACGAGACATTGGTCTTCGCCAAGGAGCACCCACTGCTGCACGGTGCTGTGGCACCCGCTGGCGGGCGGCCCCTCTTCACCCGCACCGGCACCAGGTGTGCCCCGGCGGGGGGACAGGGTGGCCTCGGGGACAGGGTGGCCTAGGGGATGTGTGGCCCTGGGGACAGGGGGTAGGTAGCTCATGCAAGGAGGGTGTGAGTGTGCAGGGGGGGTGAGGGTGCAGCCAGtcctgtgggtgctgtggggtggggagggtcCTCATGCAAGGCCCCTGTGCAAGGGTGCACAAGGCCCTGGTGCAAGGGGCGTGCAAGGCCCTCGTGCAAAGATGTGCAAAGTCCCGGCCAAGGCTATGTGAGGGCATGTAAGACCTGGCCCTGCTGTAAGGGTGTGCAACAGTGTGCGAGGCCCCATTGCAAGTGTGTGCAAGGGTCCCATGCAAGGGTGTGCAAAGCCCCAGTGCAAGCCAGCACGAAGCCCTGGTGCACGGGTGTGCAAGACCACGGTGCAAAGGTGTGCGAGTGGCTGCAGAGTGGCATGCAAGGCCCTGTGCATGGTGGGTGCGAGGGTGTGCTGGGCGCAGGCTGACGCAGCTGGCGGTGGACACGGGCGCGGGGCCACAGGGGAACCAGACCGTGCTCTTCCTGGGCGCTGAGGACGGGCGGGTGCTGAAGGTCCTGGCGGCCGCGCAGCACCCCCGGGCCACGCGGCACCCCGGCAGCACCCCGGCACCCGGTGACAGCCGAGAGCCTGGTGACACCGGGGACACCAGCGCTGAGacactgctgctggaggagatcAGCCTCTACGACCCCAGGCGGTGAGTGCCAGGCACTGGGTAtccggggctggggctgctggggggggcacctggGCAccgtgggtgctggggggcttGTGGGcaccatgggtgctgggggggctcaTGGGTGCTGATGGGTGCTGGTAGGCAGCGGGCACCAATGGGTGCAGTGGTAGTGTGGGCACCGCATGGATGCTGGGGGGCCATGCGCATGCCATAGGGCAttgatgggtgctgggggggggccatGTGGGTGCCATGGGGAGCTGATGGGTGCCATGGGGTCATGCAGGTGCTGCAGGGCCATGCAGGTGCCACGGGCTGCTGGCGGGTGCCGTGGAGCTGCAAGGTGCCATGGGGTGCCGTGGGACTGTGGGTGCTGAGGTGGGGTGCAGTCACGATGGGTGCTATGGGGGGTGCAGGTGCCGGGGGCCGCGGGGCGCCAGCcgggtgctggggctggagctgcacCCACCGGGCCGGGAGCTCTACGTCGCCTTCACTGGGTGCCTGGTGCGTCTGCCCCTGAGCCGCTGCGCCCGACACGGCGCCTGCCGCAGGTGAGCGGGGGGTGGACGGGGCATGCGAGGGCACGAGGGCATGCAAGGGCACGGGGACCTGTGAGAGCACAGGGGTGTGCAAGAGTGTGCGAGGGCACAGGGGCGTGCAAGGGTATGCGAGGGCCAGGGGTGTGCGAGAGTGTGCGAGGAACAGGGGTGTGCAAGAGCGTGCAAGGGCACAGGGACGTGCAGGGGCAGCTCCAGCACCCAGCTGCCTGGGTCCCCCCACGCAGGAGCTGCCTGGCCGCCCGTGACCCCTACTGCGTCTGGCTGCCCCCCaggggctgtgtccccttctCCGAGGACCTTCCGTAAGTGTCCCCCGCAGTGGCCTTCCCTGGGGGCTACCCCCTCCCAGTCTCCTGGGTCCCTTCCTCGTGgggtggggacactggggataGTGGGTGACATTCCACCCGTGTCCCCCAGGAGTGGCTTCGAGCAGGACGTGGAGGGATCCCCTGGGATCACTGGGACCTGCCAAGGTGACGGGTGGGGGACATGGGTGACACTGGGGGCATTGGGGACATGGGAATATTGGGGGACATAGAGGGTCACCATGGGAACTTCTGGGGACATGAGGTCACAGGCGGATGCGGGTGACACTGGAGGATGTGGAGGACAGTGTGGGGGGGCACAGGTGGTCCCAGGCAACGTGGGTGGCCTGGCCCGACCCCACTCTGCTCTCACAGATGCACCGGCTGCGGGGGACGGTGACGGGGACTTGGCCCATGGTCAGTGACACCCCGTCTGTCCCTCCTGGACACCCATTGGGAGGGACCCTGGGGACCAGGGAGGGATATGGGAGGAACCCAGGGACTAGGAGGGACCCCTGGGGTGGGAGAAGGATCCCAGAGGTTGGGGGACCCCGGGGACTAGAAGGgaccctggggatggggggatcCCAAGGACCAGGAAGGCACCCTCAGGGACAGGAAAGGGATcccagggatgggacagggaTCCCAGAGACCAGCAGCGGCCCTGGGGATGGGAGAGGGACCCCAGGGGTGGAGGAAGGACCCCAGCACCAGGAGGGACCCCAGGGACAGGAGAAGGAcccagggtggggggaccccagggacCAGGAAGGGAACccaggggtgggagagggacCCCAGGGACCAAGAGGGATCCCCAGGGGGGTCCAGGTTGGGGTCTGGGTCCCCCACACACATGGCGGGCTGATGGGTGCTCCCGCAGGGGTGCGTCAGGCCGAGACGGGAGCTGCAGCGACGGTGCCGGTGCCAGTGCTGGTGGGCTGCGTGCTGGGCGCCTTCACCCTGGGTGCcctggctgctgggctgctggcagcctgctACCGTCGCCCTGCTGTCCCCAAGGGACCCCTGGAGTCCCCTGCCACCCCACGGCCCCTGGCCCAGCCACCTGCCCCCCGCCTCTACCCCCTGCTGCCGCCCcagggaggggctgggggcctGTGGGACCCCCCCGAGCTTCCCACCCCTGAGGCCACCCCGCAACCACCCACCAAGATGCCCCAGGAGCGAGTGGCAGAACACCGACGTGGCCAGGCCACCCATCTCAACAccccaggttgcccagagccCCCCggcccaggacccccacccaagGCCAccctggaggagctgctgcagcgGCTGCACAGGACGGGGGGCTCGGGGTGGCCGGTGACCCCCCCAGCCGCCAGCTCCTTTGCCAACCGGGTACAGCCGGGCGCCCCATTCCCCAACCTTCCCCTGGCTCCCCGTGACGGGGCACCCCGGCGGCTGGATGTGCCCCCTGACAGCCCCCCGCCACCCAGGCGACCCCTGGCACAAAGACACTCGCTGGGAGGGACGCCCACGAGACCACCCGGCCTGGCCCGGGGGCTTACCCGCATGCACTCACTAGGGGCGCCGGGGGGGCCACCCTGGGGCCCGCGGCCCAGCACCCTGGAGCgctccctctccatgaagcccccagtgctgcccaAGCCCTTGCTGGTGCCGgcagcccccgggcagccctGAGCCCCCCACCGAGGACacccctgctgcagctggcacAGGGGACCCGAGCCATCCTCCACCCTGGGTGGCAGGGTCCTCCCTTCCCTGGCTCCATGCCCTGAGCCATGAGGGTCCCCATATCCCCAGGCTGCCCCCATCTCTTTCCCTTGGGTGGTGAGGGTCCCATGTGTCCACCCCCAACCCTGCCCTGTCTCCCTGCCCAGGGTGACAGGatcccccagctcccagggctttttcattttttgatcCTTTCTAATTTATTCACTGCTTTGGGGGTCattggagctgctgctgcccaccctgATGgccacagcccccccaccctggggacagcaggaaGGGTGTCGGACATGGCAGCTCTCTGCACCAGAGCTCGGTTCATCCTACTGTGTAGGACCAGGGCTCAGCCCTGTGCCAGCCGTGGCAATTAAATACATGGTCGCTCCTACGCAGCTGCTTGCCTGGCTCTGTCCAGGGCAAGGGTGGggagtgggatggggacaggacaCCCCTGAGTCCAGCATGGTGGCCCTGGGCTGTCCTCACAGAGACAGTGGCACGTGGGACACCCGAGGACATGAAGGGGCTGGCAAGGTGGTGGCTTAGGGGGACTGGACTGACACCAGGGGTGAAGGAAAGCTGCTCACTGAGGGCATGGTATTTTATTAAGAAACATagtacacaaaaaaaaaaaaaaaagtataaatgttGAAACTTCTGCATTTCCAAACCTTAACCCTCAGTAGAAAAGGGGTCCCAAGCACTTGGTTCCTCATCAGAGCGCTAACGGGGTCCGCAAGGGACCTGCCACTGTGAAGCGGCCATTTATTCTGCGATAAATACCCCGGCACTGTGCCTGGCATGGGGGAAAACAATCTGATAAAGGCGAGATTAAAGAAATAATCAGATTTGGCACCAAGAACCACCCCACAGGTGGTGGGTCGGAGTGGAAGGGGGGTACGGACAGGGAAGGCCCCAGCCAAGGTCTCCGGGGGACCTGCGCCCCACTCAGCTTAACTCCCGGGGTTTGCTATTTGCCCTCACAGTTGTCTGGAGAGGATTTAGCTCACGTTTCCGTGACCTCCTCCGCTCATCCCCACCGGATTTACAACGCCCTGTTTCCGATTTAGGATAAAGGGAACTGTTTAGAGCTGGTTACTGCAAACAAGAGGCAAACAGACCTCTAATCAAACCTAAACTGGTTCAATTAGTGCCGCGCCACCTCCTCCACCGAGGAGAAACAACCCACGTTTGTTTTAAGACCGCAACTTCTGCATTggcgtctctgggaaaggaaCCGGGATTCTCCCACCCGCAGAAGCACGCAGGCAAGCGCTGGTGCGATCCCAAGCTCGCAGCAGAGGGGAAGTCAGGCTGGAGGTGTGGGCGGAGGGGAGCTGGGCTGCTCTGCCTCGATAAGAACACAGCCGTTGAAAGCAAAGGGCTTTGTTTAGCCTTTAACCTCTTCGAATCCTGCGCTGGCCGGTGAAAGTGGTGCGAGGATGGCAAAGGTGTGGGTGAGAAAAGCCCTGACGCAGCAGAGTCCGGCCCAGACTCCAGTGGGAGGTTATTTACCCGCTTCAGAACAGCCCTACGCTGCCACAGCTGACTACGCACTGACCAGAAAACTGCTGGTCTTGGCTTAAAAAGCTCCAAATCCTTTCTGTGGAAGAGCAACGGCTGCAGCAGGGTTTAAATTCTTTCTAAACGCTGGGCAGAGATCAAATTCTCCTCGTCTTTGTTCAGACCCGTATGGgagtatttctaaaaataaaattaaagtgtGATTTAAGCCCCCCACAAGGCAAAGCAGTAAGAACACTGTCAGCTTTATTTGTTCCAACTCTATAAACCAAATCCAGTTACCGTGAGTGCCacggactttttttttcttttcctcctcttctgaaGGGGAAGTTTGTTTCCCAGCTGAAGGGACTTTTTGGCAAAACCGACCCTTTTCAGGAGAAGGATGGAAATAACTGAGAATCGCAGTGCTGTCAAAGGCACAACGCAGTGTTTATATATGCTACAGCTGCTGAGCTCTTCAAATTTACAAATAATAAGCACAAATTTCAGGCGAAATGTAAAAGCCAAAATTGACAGTGTCCCTTTACATCCGTAAATGCTTCTGGGTATTAGAAGAATCTGCCTGGATTTACTTTAATACTGCCTTGAACCCTCCGACGCAGATTTTTAGTTCAAACAGACCCAAACCATCAATGTTCTggggaacaaaagaaaataacgCATGCTTGAAGTCAGTGAGGAAACACTGAAGTAATCAACAGCCAGGACCCAAGTCTCTCCAAACATTTgttcataaaaaataattattaaagcCTTCTTCAAAACATCTTttggaaaaagataaaaaaagtcttatttataaatatagCTACACTGGTTATAAATAAATGCACTTAGATTCTCGAAATTCAGCAAGTCTCACGAAGCCTTTACAACAGTCACATAAACCTTCCTCTCCTACCACTCGCTGGTGAACCCAACCAGTGAAACACTGTGAAACGTTGCTGAAGAGGGGATTTCGGCAGATCCCTCCTTCCTTTCAGGTCCAACCACAAGGAACTGACtgattttaatatgaaaagcaGTTTCCTCTTGGGGTGAGAGATTCCTTTGGAGCTGTGACCTCACATTCATACCTTTATGAACTTGTTAGTCTGTATTACATCTCCAATGTCACAATATGGGCTGATCTATCAGCAAAGAAACAGTAACAAAGGCAGTACCTGAACCAAGAGAAAAACGCATTATCCAGACAGGCTTggaaataacacagaaaaatgcaatgcAAGGACCATGAAATCAAATTGTTACCTTGAATCCTGCCAATGGTTACAAAACTagggcaaaaaaaaccccaacaaaccctAAATCAGTAAACTACAGGCCAAAAGAGCTAGGGATTGTCTGGCAGGAAGACATTCTCAGGGAGCAGCCCATCTGCTAGGGCCTCAGACCTGCAAGTCACTCCTTGCCCTTAAAACCTTTTCACGGCCGACAGCACAGCTTGCGTGATGGTATTTTTCTAAACTTCCCTTGATAACCTTTCACTATTGAGCTCCACGCAATTACTCGGGGTGCTTCCAATCAGTTCCCTGCTGTCTTGAAACCCACAATCCACCGTACTAAATGGATCCCTGCACTAAATGGGCCTgcagagagtaaaaaaaaaaccacgaaCATTTCAGTAACAAGATCAGCTGCTTCTTAAAAAAGGTTttagtatctttaaaaataaaaactgtttagTAAAAAAAAGTGACATATATATCTCCAGAGACAACTCGACTCTCAAGCTGTCTTGCAGCAACCACCGTATGTATAGTTTTGCATATATAATCAGTTAATGCTACTGTTCAGCGCAGAAGTGTCAAATAGAACATTTGACTAAATACCATAAAACTGAGGAGGAATTTTTTGCAATCCCTCTGGGTAGTTAAGGGGTCTGACAAAGACCTTCCCCAAATTGTTCCTGAAACACAGAGTGTGAAGCGTGGTATTCCCTGATAGCGTGAAATGCTCCATCTGACAGACATTCAGCCTGGCCTTTGCTCTTGCATTGAAGGTTGCCTCCATCAAGGAGATTCATggttttgcaagaaaaagaacGTAACTTGCTCTCTGGCTGAAAGGGGAAATCCCCTCCACACCTCTGAAGATTTTAAAGCAACACCCCAAGAGTCGACTTTTTCTGAAGGTCCAGATCCAGCCACTCGACTTCGCCAAAGGGAGCGAACACCTCAGGTTATTGCAGAAAGTCTGTTTTCAGTGCTGTAACTTCCAGGCAGCTGAGCGCTAATACCAGCTGCTTTGGCAATGAGGTATTTCTTTTCCACTCCCCAACAATGCAGGTATTGACATCACCAAATAAGCCGTTAGGTCACTCACTGGCTAAGATTTTGTTAAAAAGCTTCCAATCTCTCAAGGTCAAGCTTTAAAAGCACCTTTTGGCACCACGCTGAAAGCAGAGTTACATTGCAAGTGGCTGGAGAAGCTTCTACCCCCAGCAACGGGGTGGCTTTGACAACAGCCCTCTGCTCCAACACCACTTGCCAACAGCACCTtatttaacacacacacacacacacaaaaaaaaaaaaggttattttccCGTACAAAACCCAGTCAATCACCAAGGATTAGGAGGTTACAGTCTCCACAGTTGTATCGGTTGGCTGATCTGTTTCTAGCATGGCCAGAACGGATTCCTTGATGTCCTCCGAGGTTACCACAAGCGGGTCAACCTCAGCGACCTCTTCGAGCACTGTCACCTCCACTCCATTGGGCTGCTGCCTCACCATGGCTGCCAGCTTCAGCCGGTACTCCTCCGcctcttgctctttcttcatGAGCTGGCTGCGATATTCCTGAGCCTTCCGGTTCGCCTCTTGCAACTGCTGCTGTAGCACTTCCCTTTCAACACTGtcctacagaaaacaaagttgAGAGAGCCCACGATGGAGGCCCAACCTGTGACATGAAGGCAACGGGGTGTGCAAGCACTCCAACAGTTACGAGtcataaaagcaaaatgctcTTAGGCAGCGCTTGAAATGTGCTTGGGTCAAGTTCTGTTCAACTGGTTTGCTTGTCACACATTACCAGAGGCAACCGGAACACGGGGATGCACAAACTGGCTGGTAGGTGTCCCCACAGCATGCAGGGAGGTGGGCTGGGAAGTTATGCATGATCTCACTGTCGTGAATTTCAAAGGTTGGAAGCAGGTGTAACCaagatgcaagaaaaataaagagctaTTAGTGCTGAAAAGTTGAGAGGCAATCAAGAACGTTCTTCCTCCCCAACAGAGAGTGATGGGAGAGTCATTCCTGCTGCTTTGTGAAGAGCTGAGGCTTGGCTTACACCCAGCCTGTAATGCTCTGCTTCTACAGGAAATCCTAAATAATCTCAGTAAACGACCACGACTAATCTAAAAACCCTGAGCTACACCTTcagcacaggcaaaacagcCACAAGTGATTTAGCTGGCTCTTTTCCTCCTATCGATATCCAACTGAGCACCGCTCCTTTCAACCTCTTGCCTGTTCACTGCTAACACAGGACCATGCGCGGGAAGAGCAGGGAACCTCTGAGCAGAGTTTGTTACAGAGACATCCCCAGACTCAGCCGAGCAGGGCGCAGCTCATTTCTATTCTGAGATGGCTTTGGCAGACCGGGAGCCCGACatcctcagcacagcagagaaacaTGCAGGAGACAACAGCAATCAAAGTTACAAGCTGCAGTATCTACCTTGTCTTCCTTTAAGTCATCTGTATTTTGTTCCACTTTTTGCTTCTTAGCCAGTGGCTTTTCTTCGTCTTCTGCGACACCTTTGTCTTCAAGAACAGTCTCTTCTGCAACCTGACCAGCAGGTAcagttaaaactgaaaaattaaaaggtgACAAATTATACAGTGCGAGACATGCTTTTGCACAGATGTTTCCTAAAAGACTTCTCTGAAGTCAGTGCATTAGCGTGGttctggagaaaaagaggagacCTGCTGATCAGCAATGCTGAAGTCTTCCCAGAGAGGAGAGAAACTCTGGACTGGGTTTCCAGTTTTCTCTACTCAGGCCTCTGAAATACCTGAATATTTCACCACAACAGGGCTGACAGAAACTGAAATCAAAGATTTCCATCTTAGAGAACAAGGTAAAAACTACCAATCCAATGCTTCAGTAATGCAGTTAATAGCTGGGACAGACTAAGCAAGAGGAATAGAAAGCTCTTCTCGAAAATTCCCAGTACACAGTCCCACTGGCTA
This genomic window from Haliaeetus albicilla chromosome 10, bHalAlb1.1, whole genome shotgun sequence contains:
- the SEMA6C gene encoding semaphorin-6C isoform X3 — encoded protein: MPGVLLPFVLLLLIIPGDPRGAALSFPRDLVAHSTVGLAATAAYPRFGGLRGDNVTDQLGLDFQRMLCLNSTLFVAARDHIYAFDLGQDKGMLYPERHLTWETQDRENCAMRGRLQVSSLAQEGEEVSGQARCPFDAKQSIVALFVDGSLYSATVADFQASDAVIYRSLSPGRPPLRTLKYSSRWLQEPHFVQALPYGPYVYFFFREVAVELSALGKVVVARVARVCRNDQGGSPRVLERRWTSFLKVRLQCAIPGDTVFYFDVLEAVTPPRALHGRPAVLALFGTQPNSIPGSAVCAFYLADVERAFEGPFAEPRGTAGTWAPVPEDRVPRPRPGCCAGMGLAAGVVTSGDFPDETLVFAKEHPLLHGAVAPAGGRPLFTRTGTRLTQLAVDTGAGPQGNQTVLFLGAEDGRVLKVLAAAQHPRATRHPGSTPAPGDSREPGDTGDTSAETLLLEEISLYDPRRCRGPRGASRVLGLELHPPGRELYVAFTGCLVRLPLSRCARHGACRRSCLAARDPYCVWLPPRGCVPFSEDLPSGFEQDVEGSPGITGTCQDAPAAGDGDGDLAHGVRQAETGAAATVPVPVLVGCVLGAFTLGALAAGLLAACYRRPAVPKGPLESPATPRPLAQPPAPRLYPLLPPQGGAGGLWDPPELPTPEATPQPPTKMPQERVAEHRRGQATHLNTPGCPEPPGPGPPPKATLEELLQRLHRTGGSGWPVTPPAASSFANRVQPGAPFPNLPLAPRDGAPRRLDVPPDSPPPPRRPLAQRHSLGGTPTRPPGLARGLTRMHSLGAPGGPPWGPRPSTLERSLSMKPPVLPKPLLVPAAPGQP
- the SEMA6C gene encoding semaphorin-6C isoform X4 — translated: MPGVLLPFVLLLLIIPGDPRGAALSFPRDLVAHSTVGLAATAAYPRFGGLRGDNVTDQLGLDFQRMLCLNSTLFVAARDHIYAFDLGQDKGMLYPERHLTWETQDRENCAMRGRLQDECHNYIRVLVPRDAGTLLACGTNAFSPLCRTYQVSSLAQEGEEVSGQARCPFDAKQSIVALFVDGSLYSATVADFQASDAVIYRSLSPGRPPLRTLKYSSRWLQEPHFVQALPYGPYVYFFFREVAVELSALGKVVVARVARVCRNDQGGSPRVLERRWTSFLKVRLQCAIPGDTVFYFDVLEAVTPPRALHGRPAVLALFGTQPNSIPGSAVCAFYLADVERAFEGPFAEPRGTAGTWAPVPEDRVPRPRPGCCAGMGLAAGVVTSGDFPDETLVFAKEHPLLHGAVAPAGGRPLFTRTGTRLTQLAVDTGAGPQGNQTVLFLGAEDGRVLKVLAAAQHPRATRHPGSTPAPGDSREPGDTGDTSAETLLLEEISLYDPRRSCLAARDPYCVWLPPRGCVPFSEDLPSGFEQDVEGSPGITGTCQDAPAAGDGDGDLAHGVRQAETGAAATVPVPVLVGCVLGAFTLGALAAGLLAACYRRPAVPKGPLESPATPRPLAQPPAPRLYPLLPPQGGAGGLWDPPELPTPEATPQPPTKMPQERVAEHRRGQATHLNTPGCPEPPGPGPPPKATLEELLQRLHRTGGSGWPVTPPAASSFANRVQPGAPFPNLPLAPRDGAPRRLDVPPDSPPPPRRPLAQRHSLGGTPTRPPGLARGLTRMHSLGAPGGPPWGPRPSTLERSLSMKPPVLPKPLLVPAAPGQP
- the SEMA6C gene encoding semaphorin-6C isoform X2, which gives rise to MPGVLLPFVLLLLIIPGDPRGAALSFPRDLVAHSTVGLAATAAYPRFGGLRGDNVTDQLGLDFQRMLCLNSTLFVAARDHIYAFDLGQDKGMLYPERHLTWETQDRENCAMRGRLQDECHNYIRVLVPRDAGTLLACGTNAFSPLCRTYQVSSLAQEGEEVSGQARCPFDAKQSIVALFVDGSLYSATVADFQASDAVIYRSLSPGRPPLRTLKYSSRWLQEPHFVQALPYGPYVYFFFREVAVELSALGKVVVARVARVCRNDQGGSPRVLERRWTSFLKVRLQCAIPGDTVFYFDVLEAVTPPRALHGRPAVLALFGTQPNSIPGSAVCAFYLADVERAFEGPFAEPRGTAGTWAPVPEDRVPRPRPGCCAGMGLAAGVVTSGDFPDETLVFAKEHPLLHGAVAPAGGRPLFTRTGTRLTQLAVDTGAGPQGNQTVLFLGAEDGRVLKVLAAAQHPRATRHPGSTPAPGDSREPGDTGDTSAETLLLEEISLYDPRRCRGPRGASRVLGLELHPPGRELYVAFTGCLVRLPLSRCARHGACRRSCLAARDPYCVWLPPRGCVPFSEDLPSGFEQDVEGSPGITGTCQGVRQAETGAAATVPVPVLVGCVLGAFTLGALAAGLLAACYRRPAVPKGPLESPATPRPLAQPPAPRLYPLLPPQGGAGGLWDPPELPTPEATPQPPTKMPQERVAEHRRGQATHLNTPGCPEPPGPGPPPKATLEELLQRLHRTGGSGWPVTPPAASSFANRVQPGAPFPNLPLAPRDGAPRRLDVPPDSPPPPRRPLAQRHSLGGTPTRPPGLARGLTRMHSLGAPGGPPWGPRPSTLERSLSMKPPVLPKPLLVPAAPGQP
- the SEMA6C gene encoding semaphorin-6C isoform X1; translated protein: MPGVLLPFVLLLLIIPGDPRGAALSFPRDLVAHSTVGLAATAAYPRFGGLRGDNVTDQLGLDFQRMLCLNSTLFVAARDHIYAFDLGQDKGMLYPERHLTWETQDRENCAMRGRLQDECHNYIRVLVPRDAGTLLACGTNAFSPLCRTYQVSSLAQEGEEVSGQARCPFDAKQSIVALFVDGSLYSATVADFQASDAVIYRSLSPGRPPLRTLKYSSRWLQEPHFVQALPYGPYVYFFFREVAVELSALGKVVVARVARVCRNDQGGSPRVLERRWTSFLKVRLQCAIPGDTVFYFDVLEAVTPPRALHGRPAVLALFGTQPNSIPGSAVCAFYLADVERAFEGPFAEPRGTAGTWAPVPEDRVPRPRPGCCAGMGLAAGVVTSGDFPDETLVFAKEHPLLHGAVAPAGGRPLFTRTGTRLTQLAVDTGAGPQGNQTVLFLGAEDGRVLKVLAAAQHPRATRHPGSTPAPGDSREPGDTGDTSAETLLLEEISLYDPRRCRGPRGASRVLGLELHPPGRELYVAFTGCLVRLPLSRCARHGACRRSCLAARDPYCVWLPPRGCVPFSEDLPSGFEQDVEGSPGITGTCQDAPAAGDGDGDLAHGVRQAETGAAATVPVPVLVGCVLGAFTLGALAAGLLAACYRRPAVPKGPLESPATPRPLAQPPAPRLYPLLPPQGGAGGLWDPPELPTPEATPQPPTKMPQERVAEHRRGQATHLNTPGCPEPPGPGPPPKATLEELLQRLHRTGGSGWPVTPPAASSFANRVQPGAPFPNLPLAPRDGAPRRLDVPPDSPPPPRRPLAQRHSLGGTPTRPPGLARGLTRMHSLGAPGGPPWGPRPSTLERSLSMKPPVLPKPLLVPAAPGQP